Sequence from the Terriglobia bacterium genome:
GCGACTGATTGATGCCGGCTTCGAAAAACGCATCATGTTTGGCTCCGATGAAATGGTCTGGCCGGACGCACTCTCGGCAGGCATCGATTCCATTCTGAACGATCCTTTGCTTACTCCAGAACAAAAGCGGGACATTCTCCATGACAATGCCGCGCGATTTCTTCGCCTGAAATAGCGATGGCAGTGAGAGAGCAACCTTCGACAGACCTCATTCAAGGTCAACTACGTCCGCAGCAATGCCGTCTCGCTGCTTCGCCATAATCCTGCGGCGTCATTAGGTTTCCCGATGAGCTGGCACACATCGCTGAAAAGGACAGTAACCCAGCAATCCGTGGGGAGGTCCGTGCACCGCTCGCCTCTATCGACGCTCCGCCCTCATCCAGGCCATGGAGGTGGAGAGTTTGAGCAGATAGCGACGAACCAACGGTCCTGAGATTAACGATCGATACTCGGTGACTTCTGTCGTGGACACCTTCGGCTGCATTACGCCTGACATTGCCGGCGAGAGCACCGATATGCTTTCCGCCACAGAGACACAACCTTTGCTGCCAGGCAATGCTAGAATCTGGGGCAGAAATACAAGTGGTAGTTTCCGGCCCAATATGCCTCTGAAGCGAGATATACGGGCGAAGCTGGAAGAGCGTCTCGAGTTTGAGACCCTGGTCGCCGACCTCTCGGCACGTTTCGTGAATCTGCCTGCTAATCGAGTCGATGCTGAGATATTGGACGCACAGCGCCGCATTTGTGAATGCCTCCGTGTTGATGTATCCGCGCTATGGCAGAACGAAGTGGAAAGTTCGAGCACATACGTACTGACGCACCTTTTTCGTCCCCCGGGCGGGCCGCCCGCCCCAGACCGAATGGATGCGCAGGACTACTTCCCGTGGTGTCGCCGGGAACTGTTGGCCGGTAAAGACATTATTGTTTCGTCTCTGGATAAGCTGCCACCGGAGGCGGCACGCGATAAGGAATCATGGAAGTACTTCGGTGTGAAGACCTCGCTTACCATTCCGCTAGCGGTGGGTGGCGGCCCGGCTATCGGCTTTCTGTCTTTCAATGATATCCAGCGAGCACGCGACTGGCCGGACGATTTGGTGAAGCGACTGAAACTCGTTGCGCAGATTATTGCCAGCACGCTGGCTCGTAAGAAGTCGGACGAAACCCTGCGAGAAAGCGAAGAACTCAGCCGAAGCACATTTGATCAAGCAGCCGTGGGCATTGGCCATATTGCGACCGATGGTCGTTGGTTGCGGGTAAACGACAAACTATGCTCTCTACTGGGCTTTTCGAGAGAAGAGATGCTTCAGATGACCACCCACGATATAACCTGTGCTGAGGATCTCGAGAAAGACCTAAGTTGTGTGCAAGAACTTCTGTCTGGCGCGGCCAAGACGTTCTCGACCGAGAAACGCTATATACGGAAAGATCGGTCGCAGTTCTGGGCGAAGTCAACTGTATCGCTTGTGCAGACTGTTACAGAAAAACCCAAGTACTTCATTTCTGTGGTGGAGGACATCACTGGGCAGAAGCGGGCCGAAGAAGGCTTGCGCAACTTGAGCGGACGCTTGATAACGGTGCAAGAGCAAGAGCGAGCGTGGGTCGCCAAGGAACTCCACGATGGAATATGTCAACACCTAGCCCTTCTGGCGGTCAATTTAGATCGGTTGAAAGACAATCCACCCGATCAACAGCACCTCTGTGCGCACATTGAGCAACTGTCTAAGCGGACCAAAGAAATGGCAGAAGACGTTCGGCGCCTGTCGCACGGACTACATCCGTTCCCTCTGGAACAATTGGGACTGACCGCAGCGCTGAATAGCTTCTGCCGCAGGTTGGAGCTTGGCGCAAACCTAAGAATCGAATGCACTGCTCATGACGTTGTGCGTATGCTGCCGAAAGATGTTGCACTGTGCCTCTATCGCGTTGCGCAGGAGGCTCTTCAAAATGTAATGAAGCACAGTGGTGCGAAGCGGGCAACTGTGGACTTAACACAAAACAGTGACGAGATCCGCATGCGAATTGCCGATGATGGCAAGGGATTTGATTTGGAGTCCATCGATGCTGCGAACTCACTCGGGCTAGCAGGCATGCGCGAACGTGTCGGACTTGTACAAGGCGAATTGAGTTTCGACTCGCACCCCGGTCAGGGCACGGTAGTAGATGCACACATCCCCTTGCAGTCCGGTCTCAAGAGCCTGCGATAACCGATGTAAGAACTGGCTATAGTACGTCGCATCAGTCTTGCATACGGTCATCTAAAAGGAGTTCGCTTTGCGGCAAACGTCTTTTTACCCGCCTTCTGTAAGCCGCGCTCAATTTTCAGTGACCCAGCAGCCAACCTGGCGACGCGGACGATGTTGATCGCCCAGGCTGACAAACACCACCTGTTACGCCAACCGGGAAGGTTTTACACGCTCGTACAGGTAGTGGCTTTTGCGAAATTCCAGCTGGCATTTTTGCCAGTGTGCGGAGAGTGGGTTGCGTACGAAACTATCGTGCGAAACGGTTGCGTGTAGGTAATGGCCGCGAAAGTTGCCTAAGAACGGGAAACACTCCTGAACCAACTATTCCGTAGAGGCCTCACACATGGAAATAGCCCAAAAGGTCGTGGACTCGCACCCGACCAAGGAATCTACTGTCCTCGAGGGATCGTATAATTTCTCCCTGGTCTTGGGCGGTCCGACGTTCCAGTTGCTTCGTAAGGCGCTCCTCTCTGGAAAGAATCTGGAACTGCTTCATCGCAGGGTATTGTTCATCGCGCTGTTCACATGGGCGCCGTTGCTGCTATTCACCGTCCTGGGTTCTGGAAGCAGCGCAGGCCGAATCTCGTTCTTTCATGACATTGAGGTACATGCGCGGTTTCTTGTTGCTCTTCCAGTCCTGATCGCTGCCGAATTGCTTGCGCATTCGCGGCTCCGTTCCGCTGTTTGTGCCTTCGTTGACCGGAGAATTGTCCTGCCAGAGGATCTGTCCCGGTTTCACGACGCTATCAACTCGGCCGTCAGGCTGCGCAATTCGATCTGGCTGGAACTCGCGCTGTTGGTTCTGGTCTACACCGTTGGTCTATGGGTATGGAGCGGCCGAATTGTCCTGGATATCTCGACGTGGTATGGGATGGCCGGCGGGCGATGGGAACTGACTCCGGCTGGGTACTGGTACGTGTTTGTCAGCATACCGGTTTTCCAGTTCATCCTGTTGCGCTGGTATATGCGGATATTTATCTGGTTTCGTTTCCTGTGGCAGGTCAGCCGAATGAACCTGAACCTGTTTCCTACGCACCCGGATCGTTGCACCGGACTGGCCTTCTTGGGCAAGAGTGCTTACGCGTTCGGCCCGGTCCTGTTCGCGCAAGGAGTGCTCCTCGCTGGCATCGTAGCCACTCGCGTCCTCTACATGGGGGAGAACTTACTTTCCTTCAAGGTGCAGGCGCTCGGCTTTGTCGTGTTCTTTGTCGCTGCATTTCTCGCTCCATTGTTGATGTTCAGTCCCAAGATGGCTGCCTCAAGAAGGAAAGGATGGGCTGAATACGGACTGCTAGCCCAACGATACGTCGAGAAGTTTGATAATAAGTGGGTTCGCAACGGCACCGGCGAAGAACTGCTAGGAACGAGCGATATCCAATCCCTCGCTGATCTTGCCAACAGCTACGACATTCTTCGCGAGATACGTACGGTTCCGATTCCTTTCGGGCTGCAGGAAATCGCCGTCCTGAGCGCCGCCGCTGCGGCGCCGATTATTCCTCTTCTGCTGACTATCTTCTCGCCTGAAGAACTCCTCACACGAATCATCAAAATGGCGTTCTAAAGATGGACCGATCCTGCATCGGACGCTAGAAGTTTTGGCAGTTCCAGCGAGCTGACTCCACCTCAATACTACGAGGTGTGCAGCCGAACCGAGGCCTACGTGACAAGTCACCGGTCTATAGGAGCTAGTTGTCCGCCCTTTCTTTGCGCTCGTCTCGTGATACTGCCCCCTTCTGACCTCCGGACTTGCAGGTGGAGGCGCGAATGATTGCATTCAACTCATTCTTTCCGAAGTTCAGGGATGTCTCTTCTAAATTTCGAATTGCGCAGATCCGGACCTGGCTCATTCCGGTGTCATACGTTGTTGCGGCGATAGTCGCAGGTTTTACTGTGCCCCGGTTCACCAGCATTTTCCTGCCGGAATTGGTTTCATCTATCAGCACGAGCGCTGCTATGAGTATTTACTCTGCGATCGCCTCCGGCATGATTGCTCTGACCGGAATCGTATTTTCTCTTGCATTCTTGATGGTCCAATTCAGTGCGACGGTTTACTCGCCTCGGTTGGTCCTTTTGATGGCCAGAGACTCCTTGATTTCGCACGCGCTTGGAATATTCACTGCAACCTTTTTCTATGCACTAACAGCGCTGGCCTGGGTGGATAGGAGTAATTCGGGCGGCGTTTCTTTGATCTCTCTGGGGGTTGTTGTCGCCTTGCTGTTAGCGAGCATCGCAATGTTCATCGCTCTCATCAATCGAATCGGGATGCTTCAAGTTAACCGAATCTTGATCTTTATCGGCGATAAAGGAAGAGAAATAATCGGTGAACTTTATCCCCCGATCACGCACCATCCGGAACTGGGTGTCCGGGAAGTGCAGAGGATACAGGGGAGCCAGGTCGTTCTGTACCACGGAAGTCCGCGGTTCGTTCAGGCAATTCGGCTCTCTACCTTAGAGCAGCTAGCGACACACTACGATTGCGTAATCGAGCTAATGGCGGCTGTAGGGGACAGCGTGTTGGAGTCGACACCGATTATGCAGGTTCGAGATGGCAAAGAGATGCTGCCCCGCGAAGATTTGATGAGAGCATTGGTGCTGGGTGATGAACGCACGTTTGAGCAAGATCCCAAATACGCGCTTCGCTTGCTCGTGGATATTGCTATCCGAGCGCTTTCGCCAGCAATTAATGATCCAACGACGGCAGTCCAGGCATTGGACCAGATTGAAGACTTATTGACCCGGCTCGGGAGGCGTCGATTGGAGATCGGGATATTCCATGACAATGAAGGCAAGGTTCGAGTCATGATTCCTTTTCCAAGCTGGGAAGATTTCCTTCGTGTCGCATTTGATGAGATTAGATTTTACGGATCGAGTAGTGTGCAGGTGATGCGCCGCATGAAGGCGGTATTTAGCGAGATGATGGCAGTCTTACCTCATGAACGCCATGCAGCGCTCAGATACTGGCAAGATCGCCTCAAAACAACCATCGACCAGTCTTTCAGCGATTCACAAGACAGATTTGTCGCGTCTATGGAGGATCGTCAGGGGCTCGGGATTCCCCGTCAAGGTACGGATGAAGACGTATGCGTTCCGCCCGTTCTCCGGAGCTGACGCTCACTTCATATATGCCCAGAAAGGTCCTGACGAAGAGAAGGGGGATGCCCCCCTTGGCAAGGAACTATGGAGCGAACCAGTATGGCGGAACTAGATATCTCAAAGTGCGCTGGCCCAAACTGTCTGCAAAAGTGGTACCGATTTGGCGAAGGTAAGTTATTCAGTTTTCATGTCAGGTTGCCCGGTCTCGAACCGCGGATCGTGAAGAACGTGTGGCTTTGTGAGAGTTGCTTTCTCAGCTGGGAACCGATGATGCGCGAGGGAAATCACGTTGTATTGGTTCCTCTTCAGCGAAAGGCCGTGTGAGGCTAAGTGTCTGAGAAAGCAGGCCATTTCAAAGCGAAAAAATTCTGAAACTGGATTTTGGGATATGGAATAACGTGGACCGCGGTTCGAGCTGCTGAAGCAACATCTCCTCCCCGCAAACTAAACCACACTGAGTTTCACTTCGTCGTACTTGTCCGTTCTGAAACATCAGGAGGCTCTAATCGTTGCTCCTTCTGCGGTGGGCGCCCGTGCGGCATTGGTATCGACGGTTCCGATGTGATCCGCGACATCCACTCGCGAAGCCAATCTTCAAATGCGCGTTCTTTTAATTTGGCGCTCATCGGTCTGATGGATGAGAGTAACTCGTTAGCGTTGTCCACGGTACTGGCAGAACCTCCAGCTGTAGTTACAAATGAAACGCAGTACCTTCATCGAGTCGAGTCAACCGCCAAAGCGAGGAGACGCAACGCGCTTCCGAATTCAATAAGGTTTTCAATATGAAGGCATTCGCTATTCTCCTGACTATTTATTTGTCTGTGGCAGGCGACAGTGTGCCAAGTCCATGCCAAGTGCTGACAAGCGATGGCGAAGCACCGAAGCAGATGCTGGATCAGCGCTCCCCAGTTCGACAGGACCTGGGACTGTTCCGCTTCCGTAAGGAAGTTGAAGAAGTAGTCTTGAATCTGAGCGTCTTAGACGAAAGGCATCAGCCGGTTAGCTATCTCAACATCAGCAATTTCACAGTGACGGAAAGCGGAAAGCCGCAGAAAATCACATCTTTTCGACGCGAAGATATTCCTGTTGCGATGGGATTGGTTGTAGACAGCTCAGCCTCAATGATCGAGATACGTTCGGCGGTAAACCAGGCAGCATTGAATCTCGTCAATGCCAGCAACGAACGAGATCAAGTGTTTATTGTGAACTTTAACAAGGATTGGTACCTGGACCAAGGCTTCACATCTGACGTGAACAAACTGCGAAGTGCACTCGATCAAGTGGAATTCCGTGGCAGTACAGCCCTCTTTGACGCCATGAGGGCGTCAGTCGACTATTTGAAGACGAACGTGGCTCTGGAGAAAAGAGTTCTGATCGTGATTACTGATGGCGATGACAACATGAGTTCCAACACATTGCAGGAGACGGCCCAGGCCCTGGCGGTTAAGGACGGGCCAATCGTGTATACGATCGGAATTCTCCACGACGAAAGGAAAGAGCGGTTGGAGCGAGCTCTTCGCCTGATCGCGGAATCAACAGGCGGAATCGCCTACCTGCCAAAGAGTGTGGAAGAAGTAAACGCCATTAGCATGCAAGTGGCTCGAGACATTCGCAATCAGTACACGATCTCTTATCGACCCAGTACACCCAAGGAAGATTGCGGGTACCGGACAATCAAAGTGGTGGTCAATGCGCCTCGTAATGGGAAACTCATTGTGAGAACCAAGACCGGATATTTCCCCGAGCAACACTGCGCGTTTCGCTGAAGCTCGTGTAGCGAACTATGACCAGGCAATCTTTCCCCGGCCAGGCACGAAGCACGAACTGGTAATTGTGGCAGTGTCCACTGGAGATGTGTTGTCGTTAACCTTTTGTGAAAGGCAGGTCGTACTGCTCCTACGTTTGAAACGTGAACAAAGTTTTGCTGGTCTACAGCGGAAATATCTGGCGGAGGTTTCGTAACATGTGTCGCATTCCGGTCTGCACCATTATTCTTGGTCTGCTCATGTCCACTCCCTGCCTGGCGCAGAGAGATGATCCGCATCGAACGTCACTGTCAGAGTTCAGCGACTCGCTCACGGACCTTACACGGCATGTAGCTCCGGCTGTAGTTCAGATCTTTGCCACCGGATATCTCCCGGATGATGACGACGACAAGGCTACTTTTACGAAACAACAGGTAATCGGTTCCGGAGTCATCGTAAGTTCTGACGGTTATATCGTCACCAACTTACATGTAGTCAGAGGTGCCAAACGGATTCGAGTTGCGCTGAATTCCCCGGACGCCCTATCGGCATCTGCGGTTCTGAAAGACGAGGGTCCCCAGTATGAAGCAGTGGTAGTGGGCTCCCACAAAGATACCGATCTCGCTGTCTTGAAAATCAATGCAACGAATTTGCCGACCTTATCTCTCGCAGATTATTCGGAGCTGCGTCAGGGGCAGATTGTCATAGCGGTCGGAAATCCGGTCGGGATGAAGAACGCGGTATCGATCGGAATAGTCAGCTCGGTTGCGAGGCAATCGGAGGACAAGAGCGTTCCTCTTATTCAGACCGATGCAGCAGTTAATCCGGGAAACAGTGGTGGAGCCCTGGTCGACACTCACGGTCACCTGGTTGGGATAACGTCAGAGGCTATGAGTGGTGAGAGACTCGGATTTGCAATACCAAGCGAGGTTATCAAGTTTGTGTATGACCAAATCCGCCGAGAGGGAAAAGTCCACCACGGCGAGATCGGTGTGGATGTGCAAAATATTACGCCGGTGATTGCGCGCGGATTGAGCCTGCCTCGGCCATGGGGAGTGATCATAAGTGACGTCAAGCCCGATTCGCCCGCCAGCCATGCTGGTCTGAGACCTTTCGACGTGATACTGACGGTGGACGGCAGGTCAATCGGGAGCACACCGGAGTTCGAGGGCCTGCTGTACTTCAAGAAGAATACAGAAGTCGTTACCCTCCAAGTGTCCCGGAAGAGTGGGGGTGTGACGCTAAAAATCCCGGTAGTTTACCGTGAAGAGGCTAGCTCTAGCGAAACAGTACCAGCGAACGACCCAGAAAAAAACTTTATCCGTAAGCTGTGTATAGTGGCATCGGATGTTAGCAAAAGCCAGAGCGAAAGACTTATAGGTATACGGCAGCAGACAGGTGTTCTAGTCACTGGAAAACTTTCAGACAGTGAAAGTTTCGGATGTGAATTGCAGTCGCTTGATGTGATTCATTCGGTCAACGGCACCGACGTGTCCGACGTCGATTCATTGCGTAAGATGATTGACGGACTTTCGCCTGGGGACGCAGTCGTGCTGTGGATAGAGCGATCCCGCAAATATATGTATGTGGCGTTCGAAGTAAACTGAACGCACACCACTGAATGATCAGTTGCAGCGCGGTTGAAAGTTGGCTGTCGAGGCCCGCTTTCAGCGCTGATTAGGTAACACCGGGATGACTTACTTTAGGGCTTAGGCAACATTGCCGCTTGCGCGAGCCGAAATTCGATAAGTGACTCGCTGGGGATCCTAAGTTGCTCGCCTTTCTTTGTTGCAGCCAGTGCGGTTCCGCCGGCAGCACCGGCGGCTACGCCAATCGCCGCTCCCGCTCCACCGCCTGCTATTCCACCGATCAGGGCTCCCAAACCGGCTCCGCCAACTACTTTTCGAGCCGTTTTCTTCCCCTCTCCTTGTCCTCTAAGTTCAAAGCTGCTGGTGAGGAGAGGATAGGCTGTGCCCTTGATGACAATGTCCGTCAGTTCGAGCTTGAGCTTCGAGCTGCCTGACATCTTGCCGGCAGAACTTGCCTCTGCAAGTTGGCCATACACAGTGGCACCTCGAGGCGCCACAATAACATCGTCCATCAACAGGTTTGTTTCAAGCGTTGCGGTGAATCGATAACCTGTTTTGTTAGTGCTCGAATCAATCGGCTCTATGGTGCGGACGAGAATGCGCGTCCCAGCCGGAATTGTAATTCGGTTTTGTGAAATCGCTGAGATCGCCATCAAAACAATTACGCCAGCAATGGTAAGGAATCGTCTCATTTCTTATCTCCTTCCGCGAGTTCAGATTGTTCTTCCATGAGTGGCAGGTTTGAAGCGATCTGAAGATCGATGATTAAGAGGAGCTGGTTTTCAACTTGCAGGAAGCGTGCTGCCATGACGGGACCGACAGAACCTCTCAACCGGTCGTAGCACTTCACCAGGAGATCTGTACGCTGCTTCTGGTAGTCGATGGCTTTCTTCATCAATTCATCGGCTTTGGCGTCCGTCAGTGAATCGTAAGTGGCGGCATAATCGAGGATGTTGTCACTTCTTAGTTTGTTCAGTTTCGCCAGTTCGGCATCATACTGGTTATAGATGGGCCAAAATTGTGCCGCATCAGCCGCGTCGAGTTGCATCACGGCGCCGAGTATCTGAGCTTTCTCTTGGCGGACATTGCTCCGGATCAACTCAATATATTCCTGTATATTTTGTTCCTGAGCTTTATTGGATGGCTTCGTATCTTGTGGCTTCTGCTGCGAGAGCGCAAAGGGACAGAAGGCCATAATCGTGAGGAATATCCCCACCGTTATGATTCGTCTCCTCATCAGTCATTCTCCTTTGTGACCGGGTTGGATACCGCAGGTCTTCTGAGGACGCCCCGCCTGTTCAAACTCGATGAGGCGTTCTGGTTGCGACAGGCGGACGACATCAAGTCCATTGTGAAGGTAAGCTAAGAACATTCAGACAGGGGACTGGCAAAACTGCTAGCAGGGAGAATTGAAACTACGAAGATGTTGTCGGTTGGAACAACTAATATACCTTCAGTGGCACGAGCGATCGTCTTGAAACTGTCCGTTGGGTACCATGGCAGCGAGAAACTTTGTGCATGCCACAATCTTCTGATATGTCTCGTCGCGGTCGATCAATTCTGGCGAAAGTGAATACTTACCGGTGTCCATGATTCGGCGCTCACCTATTAGTTGGTCACTCCACGCTTTGAGAGTGTTGTAGTTGTTTGTGAGCAACTGAAGTGCATTGTGATCAGCATTGGAGGATGCGTGTGCCTTTGCTTGGAGCAGAGTCTCTGTGGCGCGGTCTTGAAGGACCACGATTCGGCTTCCATCGCCCGGCACGCCACGCTTTGCGGCATAGGTAAGAGTATTGATCCATTCTTTGACGGCTCCCAAGGACTCGATCGAGGTCTTCATGAACTCGTTTGACAGGACAGACTCGTCCTGCTGATTGTGTGCTGGAGTTTCCCGCGCGATGTTCTCCTTCGGGCCAGGAAAGGTGAGGATAACGGTGTTTCCCTCGAATGCTATTGATCCATTGGCGATTCGGACCAGGGTCTCCAATTCAACATAGGAC
This genomic interval carries:
- a CDS encoding PAS domain S-box protein — encoded protein: MDTFGCITPDIAGESTDMLSATETQPLLPGNARIWGRNTSGSFRPNMPLKRDIRAKLEERLEFETLVADLSARFVNLPANRVDAEILDAQRRICECLRVDVSALWQNEVESSSTYVLTHLFRPPGGPPAPDRMDAQDYFPWCRRELLAGKDIIVSSLDKLPPEAARDKESWKYFGVKTSLTIPLAVGGGPAIGFLSFNDIQRARDWPDDLVKRLKLVAQIIASTLARKKSDETLRESEELSRSTFDQAAVGIGHIATDGRWLRVNDKLCSLLGFSREEMLQMTTHDITCAEDLEKDLSCVQELLSGAAKTFSTEKRYIRKDRSQFWAKSTVSLVQTVTEKPKYFISVVEDITGQKRAEEGLRNLSGRLITVQEQERAWVAKELHDGICQHLALLAVNLDRLKDNPPDQQHLCAHIEQLSKRTKEMAEDVRRLSHGLHPFPLEQLGLTAALNSFCRRLELGANLRIECTAHDVVRMLPKDVALCLYRVAQEALQNVMKHSGAKRATVDLTQNSDEIRMRIADDGKGFDLESIDAANSLGLAGMRERVGLVQGELSFDSHPGQGTVVDAHIPLQSGLKSLR
- a CDS encoding DUF2254 domain-containing protein, yielding MIAFNSFFPKFRDVSSKFRIAQIRTWLIPVSYVVAAIVAGFTVPRFTSIFLPELVSSISTSAAMSIYSAIASGMIALTGIVFSLAFLMVQFSATVYSPRLVLLMARDSLISHALGIFTATFFYALTALAWVDRSNSGGVSLISLGVVVALLLASIAMFIALINRIGMLQVNRILIFIGDKGREIIGELYPPITHHPELGVREVQRIQGSQVVLYHGSPRFVQAIRLSTLEQLATHYDCVIELMAAVGDSVLESTPIMQVRDGKEMLPREDLMRALVLGDERTFEQDPKYALRLLVDIAIRALSPAINDPTTAVQALDQIEDLLTRLGRRRLEIGIFHDNEGKVRVMIPFPSWEDFLRVAFDEIRFYGSSSVQVMRRMKAVFSEMMAVLPHERHAALRYWQDRLKTTIDQSFSDSQDRFVASMEDRQGLGIPRQGTDEDVCVPPVLRS
- a CDS encoding VWA domain-containing protein; the protein is MKAFAILLTIYLSVAGDSVPSPCQVLTSDGEAPKQMLDQRSPVRQDLGLFRFRKEVEEVVLNLSVLDERHQPVSYLNISNFTVTESGKPQKITSFRREDIPVAMGLVVDSSASMIEIRSAVNQAALNLVNASNERDQVFIVNFNKDWYLDQGFTSDVNKLRSALDQVEFRGSTALFDAMRASVDYLKTNVALEKRVLIVITDGDDNMSSNTLQETAQALAVKDGPIVYTIGILHDERKERLERALRLIAESTGGIAYLPKSVEEVNAISMQVARDIRNQYTISYRPSTPKEDCGYRTIKVVVNAPRNGKLIVRTKTGYFPEQHCAFR
- a CDS encoding trypsin-like peptidase domain-containing protein; translated protein: MCRIPVCTIILGLLMSTPCLAQRDDPHRTSLSEFSDSLTDLTRHVAPAVVQIFATGYLPDDDDDKATFTKQQVIGSGVIVSSDGYIVTNLHVVRGAKRIRVALNSPDALSASAVLKDEGPQYEAVVVGSHKDTDLAVLKINATNLPTLSLADYSELRQGQIVIAVGNPVGMKNAVSIGIVSSVARQSEDKSVPLIQTDAAVNPGNSGGALVDTHGHLVGITSEAMSGERLGFAIPSEVIKFVYDQIRREGKVHHGEIGVDVQNITPVIARGLSLPRPWGVIISDVKPDSPASHAGLRPFDVILTVDGRSIGSTPEFEGLLYFKKNTEVVTLQVSRKSGGVTLKIPVVYREEASSSETVPANDPEKNFIRKLCIVASDVSKSQSERLIGIRQQTGVLVTGKLSDSESFGCELQSLDVIHSVNGTDVSDVDSLRKMIDGLSPGDAVVLWIERSRKYMYVAFEVN